In Xiphophorus hellerii strain 12219 chromosome 4, Xiphophorus_hellerii-4.1, whole genome shotgun sequence, a single genomic region encodes these proteins:
- the LOC116718726 gene encoding LOW QUALITY PROTEIN: consortin (The sequence of the model RefSeq protein was modified relative to this genomic sequence to represent the inferred CDS: deleted 1 base in 1 codon), giving the protein MDHGLFEMEGNAMSQVHVDGFDLCDNLSNSEALTAQMQNLNETLAQTLPLPQNDEGGTCSLVQKPSPDNNEKEEETGIGGYSLGSRDVDQEEDVDEVMKEEEEDESEASSSLICCQSPDNLMTDSSYSETGSLLETPFPFSPGTSPEPPSPVIPVISPETLHPINSLELSQSGEEVISYSTSSGLDSAAVESAICSQAAAFSTESVGVTSDTQLDGSSGTRCNTVASDATLKDSCPEQLTSFKDPVSNCGPALTGVTSSSSTGPVTNREPYAFTTGSHTTAMSSNQEQFTSSPVADYSSVSTSSTGSALSPTLLASLEQMAERDDDAHLPQYLHQIAEAFVLQKDYQRALLFIQLEQLYHQRVLENLNALQQQWVSHCGGSPPELAATHLDSLKHICQTHSRPRARDAEVALLDNLSLQFGRGVSRPSCISTHQVKGRMEQRDEDSSCPPALSDNLIKRLSSPETDRKPPNGNSQRTSYGSDQTRRQADGREAKGGGERATSSRGNGLHPSAAERMDRSSPAEQLEKDLGPAREAEAKEEEEEEEEEEDGSEVEEAAEALEMEDEGTEDDDEEKQSELDALLSQEAPTVETLVSGAELQLHREKLHLYQDTQEDSESCLSEEALPSQEADLEQQEQYPEEREEEEDYDFIRRAPSLDEMAKLITVEEMSPAAGLVSILKKQSVYVDSLTASADPEPTRDKPTAKRRVRFKVSDDTYDHEVGGGDSCLLLFLLCLVTVVISVGGTALYCALGDAQSSVCQDFSRNADFYFGQLRRGITRLQHWYSSGL; this is encoded by the exons GTCTGTTTGAGATGGAGGGCAACGCGATGTCACAAGTTCACGTTGACGGCTTTGATCTCTGTGACAACTTGTCAAACTCGGAGGCCCTCACCGCCCAAATGCAAAACCTCAATGAGACGCTGGCACAAACGCTCCCTCTTCCCCAAAACGATGAGGGAGGAACATGCAGCCTCGTCCAGAAACCCTCTCCTGATAACAatgagaaggaggaggaaacgGGGATAGGGGGATACTCACTAGGAAGCAGAGACGTGGATCAGGAGGAAGATGTGGATGAAGTGAtgaaggaagaagaggaggacgaATCTGAGGCGTCAAGTTCTTTGATATGCTGCCAATCTCCAGACAATCTGATGACTGATTCCTCTTATTCGGAGACAG GCAGTCTGTTGGAAACTCCATTTCCCTTCAGCCCCGGGACCAGTCCAGAGCCTCCATCCCCCGTTATCCCAGTCATCAGTCCAGAAACTTTACATCCCATTAATTCACTGGAACTGAGTCAAAGCGGAGAGGAAGTCATTTCCTATTCCACCAGCTCTGGGTTGGACTCAGCCGCAGTAGAGTCGGCCATCTGCAGTCAAGCGGCTGCATTTTCCACAGAGTCGGTGGGTGTAACCTCAGACACTCAGCTTGACGGCTCTTCTGGGACCAGATGTAACACAGTTGCCTCTGATGCAACATTAAAAGACTCCTGTCCAGAACAGCTTACCTCTTTCAAGGATCCCGTCTCCAACTGTGGGCCTGCTTTGACTGGAGTGACCAGCAGCTCAAGTACTGGACCGGTCACCAACAGAGAGCCCTATGCCTTCACTACAGGGAGTCATACCACAGCCATGTCCTCAAATCAGGAACAGTTTACCTCCAGTCCAGTTGCTGATTATTCTTCAGTCTCGACCTCGTCAACAGGGTCTGCTTTAAGCCCAACTCTCCTAGCGTCTCTGGAACAGATGGCAGAAAGAGATGATGATGCCCACCTTCCTCAGTACCTTCACCAG ATCGCCGAGGCCTTCGTCCTTCAGAAAGACT ACCAGCGAGCGTTGTTGTTTATCCAGCTAGAGCAGCTTTACCACCAGAGAGTGTTGGAAAACCTGAATGCACTTCAACAGCAGTGGG TGAGTCACTGTGGAGGATCGCCCCCTGAGCTGGCAGCCACACACCTGGACTCTCTGAAACACATCTGCCAGACACACTCCAG ACCGAGGGCACGAGATGCTGAG GTTGCTCTTTTGGACAATTTGAGCCTTCAGTTTGGCAGAGGGGTTTCCCGCCCTTCATGTATCTCAA CCCATCAGGTTAAAGGAAGGATGGAGCAGAGAGACGAGGATTCGTCCTGTCCTCCTGCGCTTTCCGACAATTTGATTAAAAGGCTCAGTTCACCTGAAACGGACCGGAAACCCCCT AATGGAAACTCACAGAGGACGTCTTATGGTTCCGATCAGACTCGAAGGCAAGCTGACGGCAGAGAGGCGAAGGGAGGGGGAGAGCGCGCCACTTCAAGTCGGGGAAACGGGCTGCACCCCTCCGCAGCTGAGCGAATGGATCGCTCCAGCCCCGCAGAGCAGCTGGAGAAAGATTTAGGTCCGGCTCGGGAAGCAGAGgcgaaggaggaagaggaagaggaggaggaggaggaggacgggaGTGAGGTGGAGGAGGCAGCAGAGGCTCTGGAGATGGAAGACGAGGGGACGGAGGACGACgacgaggagaagcagagcgagcTGGATGCTCTTTTGAGTCAGGAAGCTCCCACAGTGGAGACTCTGGTCAGTGGggcagagctgcagctgcacagaGAGAAGCTACACCTTTACCAGGACACTCAG GAGGACTCTGAGAGCTGCCTGAGCGAGGAGGCGCTCCCTTCCCAGGAGGCCGATTTGGAGCAGCAAGAACAATATccagaggagagggaggaagaggaggactaCGACTTCATCAGGAGAGCTCCTTCCCTGGACGAAATGGCGAAGCTCATCACGGTGGAGGAG ATGTCCCCCGCCGCTGGACTTGTCTCCATCTTGAAGAAGCAAAGTGTGTATGTGGACAGCCTGACCGCGTCTGCTGACCCAGAACCCACACGGGACAAACCCACCGCCAAGAGACGCGTCCGCTTCAAAGTTTCTGATGATACCTATGACCATG